A single region of the Enterococcus mundtii genome encodes:
- a CDS encoding PBP1A family penicillin-binding protein translates to MPTNQTRSSKRSTSSSSPKKRGKQSTKKGTGKDRKGLITRILLIGLSLICVAFLAGVGLFWFYAKDAPALTDEKLDATVSSKLYTKDGELFEDLGAEKREKISANELPKTLEDAIVSVEDRRFYKHIGVDPVRIIGAALSNFTSGGLQGGSTLTQQLIKLSFFSTSTEDQTIRRKAQEAWMAVRLEQTKSKQEILTYYVNKVYMSNGLYGMETAAQSYFGKTLSELNLPQTALLAGMPQAPSAYDPYQFPEQAKKRRDTVLYTMLQNEKISQTEYNTAINTPITDGLQELTQEDTNTRIVDNYVKEVINEVHAKTDKNVYTDGLDIYTNLDLNAQKHLYDVVNTDQYVAYPDDQMQVATTLIDVNTGQVTAQIGGRNIPDDVALGNNLAVNTSRDFGSTMKPITDYAPAFEELNYSTGKLIADAPYNYEGTSIPVSNWDNRYMGMVTLRQALYLSRNVPAVKLFNEVGADKVAEFLSSLGIEYSTIHQSNAISSNTEQQDGTKYGASSEKMAAAYAALANGGTYYKPQYVNRIVFQDGTEETFEPEGTRAMSEETAYMVTDILKDTITRGTGTNAAIPGLIQAGKTGTSNYTDEEYAKLGTSTGVYPDILFAGYTPNYAISVWTGYNDKMTPITSTGTDVASDVYRELMKFVSANVTNTDWTMPSGLYRSGGELFFRNASSSGNSNATVPSTTIPSSSAVVPVTPVPDSSTSETVPETSTSSTTEPSSSEQSTPPSSEPTEPSSVPSTEPPASSSEEAPPESSATPSSSEDTNAAGGDSGTRTAPSTRASSRNSSD, encoded by the coding sequence ATGCCAACTAATCAAACGAGATCTTCTAAAAGAAGCACCTCCTCTTCTTCTCCAAAGAAAAGAGGAAAACAATCAACGAAAAAAGGCACTGGAAAAGATCGAAAAGGATTGATCACACGTATTCTTTTAATTGGTCTTTCCTTGATCTGTGTCGCTTTTCTCGCAGGGGTCGGACTTTTTTGGTTTTATGCCAAAGATGCTCCTGCTTTGACCGACGAAAAACTGGATGCAACAGTTTCGTCAAAACTTTATACAAAAGATGGCGAGTTGTTTGAGGATCTAGGGGCGGAAAAAAGAGAGAAAATTTCTGCCAACGAACTGCCAAAGACACTTGAAGATGCCATCGTTTCAGTCGAAGACCGAAGATTTTACAAACATATCGGTGTCGACCCTGTTCGGATCATCGGTGCCGCATTATCCAACTTTACATCTGGCGGCTTACAGGGTGGTAGTACGTTGACTCAGCAGCTGATCAAGCTCTCTTTCTTCTCAACTAGTACCGAAGACCAAACAATCAGACGTAAAGCCCAAGAAGCTTGGATGGCTGTCAGACTGGAACAAACGAAATCAAAACAAGAGATATTGACCTATTATGTCAATAAAGTCTATATGTCTAACGGTCTTTATGGCATGGAAACAGCGGCTCAATCTTACTTTGGAAAAACATTAAGCGAATTGAATTTACCGCAAACCGCGCTTTTAGCAGGAATGCCTCAAGCACCGTCAGCTTATGATCCTTACCAGTTTCCAGAGCAAGCAAAAAAACGTCGTGACACTGTCTTGTACACGATGCTCCAAAACGAAAAAATCTCTCAAACAGAGTACAATACAGCGATCAACACACCGATCACGGATGGTTTACAAGAATTAACCCAAGAAGACACTAATACACGGATCGTCGACAATTATGTCAAAGAGGTCATCAATGAAGTCCATGCTAAAACAGACAAGAATGTCTATACCGATGGCTTAGATATTTATACGAACTTAGACTTGAATGCCCAAAAACACTTATATGATGTAGTGAATACAGATCAATACGTTGCATATCCAGATGATCAAATGCAAGTTGCCACTACGTTGATCGATGTCAATACTGGACAAGTCACCGCGCAGATCGGTGGAAGAAACATTCCGGATGATGTCGCTTTAGGTAATAACTTGGCTGTTAATACCTCTCGTGACTTTGGTTCAACCATGAAACCGATCACTGACTACGCGCCAGCATTTGAAGAATTGAACTATTCTACTGGCAAATTGATCGCCGATGCACCTTACAATTATGAAGGAACTTCTATTCCTGTTTCGAACTGGGACAACCGTTACATGGGAATGGTCACCTTGCGCCAAGCGTTATACCTTTCAAGAAACGTCCCGGCAGTCAAGCTCTTCAATGAAGTTGGCGCAGATAAAGTCGCAGAATTCTTGAGTAGCTTAGGGATCGAATATAGCACGATCCATCAGTCAAATGCGATTTCAAGTAATACTGAACAACAAGATGGTACAAAATACGGTGCTTCTTCTGAAAAAATGGCCGCAGCATACGCTGCCTTAGCAAACGGTGGCACTTACTATAAACCACAATACGTTAATCGGATCGTTTTCCAAGATGGCACTGAAGAAACGTTTGAACCAGAAGGAACGAGAGCGATGTCTGAAGAAACAGCGTATATGGTTACTGACATCTTGAAAGATACGATTACTCGCGGAACTGGTACGAATGCCGCAATCCCAGGGTTGATTCAAGCAGGTAAAACAGGAACATCTAATTATACGGACGAGGAATATGCTAAGTTAGGTACCTCAACGGGCGTTTATCCAGATATTTTATTTGCTGGTTACACACCGAATTATGCAATTTCTGTGTGGACGGGATACAATGATAAAATGACTCCGATCACTTCCACTGGAACAGATGTAGCTTCAGATGTTTATCGCGAATTGATGAAATTTGTCTCCGCAAATGTGACAAATACGGATTGGACGATGCCTAGCGGACTGTACCGTTCTGGTGGTGAATTATTCTTTAGAAATGCATCATCATCTGGCAATTCAAACGCTACGGTGCCTTCAACGACGATTCCTTCTTCATCTGCGGTCGTCCCTGTAACTCCTGTTCCAGACTCTTCAACTAGTGAAACTGTTCCTGAGACTTCTACAAGCTCAACGACTGAACCTAGTAGCTCTGAACAGTCGACACCACCAAGTAGTGAACCAACTGAACCAAGTAGTGTGCCTTCTACAGAACCACCAGCCTCTTCTAGCGAGGAAGCACCACCTGAATCCTCTGCTACGCCATCAAGCTCTGAAGATACAAATGCTGCTGGCGGTGACAGCGGGACACGAACTGCACCTTCTACTCGAGCTTCGTCAAGAAACAGTAGTGATTGA
- the recU gene encoding Holliday junction resolvase RecU, whose product MVLRYPNGRPYIKDASSKEKKQVKRNPNTEFGNRGMRFEEAINESNEYYLAHQMAVIHKKPTPVQIVKVDYPRRSAAVIKEAYFTQASTTDYNGVYRGFYLDFEAKETKNKTSFPFKNFHPHQISHMEACQKQGGICFVLLWFSTLQRCFYLDSTHLIHYWHEQQTQGRKSLPLSLIEELGIEIPSGFAPRVPYLQAIDQYLESNEGEPKNAN is encoded by the coding sequence ATGGTTTTACGCTATCCAAATGGCCGTCCTTATATCAAGGATGCCTCGTCCAAAGAAAAAAAACAAGTAAAAAGGAACCCAAATACGGAGTTTGGCAATCGCGGGATGCGATTTGAAGAAGCCATCAATGAAAGCAACGAGTATTACCTGGCACATCAAATGGCCGTTATCCATAAAAAGCCAACACCGGTTCAAATCGTAAAAGTTGACTACCCTCGACGTAGTGCCGCTGTCATTAAAGAAGCTTATTTTACACAAGCTTCCACAACTGATTATAACGGTGTCTATCGAGGTTTCTATTTGGATTTTGAAGCAAAAGAGACAAAAAACAAAACTTCATTTCCATTTAAAAATTTTCATCCCCATCAAATCTCACATATGGAAGCTTGTCAAAAACAAGGAGGAATCTGTTTTGTCCTTTTATGGTTTTCTACCTTACAGCGTTGTTTTTATTTAGATAGTACACATTTAATCCACTATTGGCACGAACAACAGACACAAGGAAGAAAATCCTTGCCGCTTTCATTGATCGAAGAATTAGGAATCGAGATTCCAAGTGGCTTTGCCCCTCGTGTTCCATACTTGCAAGCAATCGACCAGTACTTAGAATCTAATGAAGGAGAACCAAAGAATGCCAACTAA
- a CDS encoding DUF1273 domain-containing protein yields the protein MDTIKVMYISGYRSFELGIFKDNDPKMTVIKKVLKNELTQLVEEGLEWVIISGNLGVELWAGEVVAEMKTDYPELKLGIIYPFAEFGNGWNENNQEKKRLVEQLSDYRESVSHQPYQSPSQLRNHTQFILQHTDGTLLIYDPEYPGKTDYFFKDAQKYQGSHPYEIRTVSMDDLQNFSE from the coding sequence ATGGATACAATAAAAGTAATGTATATCTCTGGTTATCGCAGTTTTGAATTAGGCATATTCAAAGATAATGACCCTAAAATGACAGTTATTAAAAAAGTTTTAAAAAATGAATTGACTCAATTAGTGGAAGAAGGATTGGAATGGGTGATCATCAGCGGTAACTTAGGTGTCGAATTATGGGCAGGTGAAGTCGTCGCTGAAATGAAGACGGATTATCCAGAATTGAAGCTTGGGATCATTTATCCGTTTGCAGAGTTTGGCAATGGTTGGAATGAGAACAATCAGGAAAAGAAAAGACTGGTAGAACAGCTTTCTGACTATCGTGAGTCGGTGAGTCATCAACCCTATCAATCACCAAGTCAACTAAGGAATCATACCCAATTTATTCTACAACACACAGACGGGACCCTATTGATTTATGATCCAGAATATCCTGGAAAAACAGACTATTTTTTTAAGGATGCACAAAAATATCAAGGGAGTCATCCTTATGAGATTCGAACCGTCAGCATGGATGATTTGCAAAATTTTAGTGAATAA
- the gpsB gene encoding cell division regulator GpsB, with amino-acid sequence MANLIYSPKDILQQEFKTKMRGYDPIEVDEFLDNIIKDYENYSKQLLALQEENDKLSAKVAQLSKNQGAAPSRAQQTETPKSAAVTNFDILKRLSNLEREVFGKKLDAQAGNVPPVTPNPNNYTTTNEDDNEATRQF; translated from the coding sequence ATGGCGAATTTGATTTATAGTCCTAAAGACATTTTACAACAAGAATTCAAAACAAAAATGCGCGGATATGATCCGATCGAAGTGGACGAATTCTTAGACAATATTATCAAAGATTATGAGAATTACAGCAAACAACTCCTTGCTTTACAAGAAGAAAACGATAAATTAAGTGCAAAAGTCGCTCAATTATCGAAAAACCAAGGAGCAGCTCCAAGTCGTGCACAACAAACAGAAACTCCGAAAAGTGCGGCAGTAACAAATTTTGATATTTTAAAACGTCTATCAAATCTTGAACGTGAAGTATTTGGTAAAAAATTAGATGCACAAGCAGGAAATGTTCCACCAGTAACACCTAATCCAAACAACTATACAACAACAAACGAAGATGACAACGAAGCAACACGTCAGTTTTAA
- a CDS encoding THUMP domain-containing class I SAM-dependent RNA methyltransferase: MDKNREFNLIATAASGLEALVGKELRDLGIECQVDNGRARFKGTMETIATTNLWLRTADRIKIVVGEFDARTFDELFEQVKALPWEDYLPLDASFPVAGKSIKSTLYSTPDCQAITKKAIVERLRTYYHRPSTVPLTETGAHFQLEVALLKDHVLVTLDTTGPSLFKRGYRLEKGGAPLKENMAAALVMLTNWRKDRPFYDPVCGSGTLCIEAALIGHNIAPGFNREFVCETWDWFDPAIMEKVRAAAEEQADYDIELDITGSDINGQLIGIARANAEEIGLGDSITFQQRAVKDFKTEKEYGVIVANPPYGERLGEEESVRRLYKEMGEVFRPLKTWSKYILTSDLAFEEFYGQKATKKRKLYNGALRTDLFQYWGTRPPRKERTENE; the protein is encoded by the coding sequence ATGGATAAAAATAGAGAATTCAATTTAATAGCGACAGCGGCAAGTGGGCTAGAAGCATTAGTAGGAAAAGAACTTAGAGATCTTGGCATCGAGTGCCAAGTCGATAATGGTCGTGCGCGTTTCAAAGGGACGATGGAAACGATTGCTACAACCAATCTATGGTTACGTACAGCAGATCGTATCAAGATCGTCGTGGGTGAATTTGATGCCCGTACGTTTGATGAATTGTTCGAGCAAGTCAAAGCGTTACCATGGGAAGATTACCTTCCATTAGACGCCTCTTTCCCGGTTGCAGGAAAATCGATCAAATCGACGCTTTATAGTACACCAGACTGTCAAGCCATCACTAAGAAAGCAATTGTTGAAAGACTACGTACGTATTATCATCGTCCGTCTACTGTGCCATTGACAGAAACCGGTGCACATTTCCAACTAGAAGTTGCTTTACTGAAAGATCATGTGTTAGTGACCCTTGATACAACTGGTCCAAGTTTGTTCAAACGCGGTTATCGCTTAGAAAAAGGTGGTGCCCCATTAAAAGAAAATATGGCAGCAGCTTTAGTGATGTTGACGAACTGGCGAAAAGATCGTCCGTTTTATGATCCCGTTTGTGGTTCAGGAACACTGTGTATCGAAGCTGCACTGATCGGTCATAATATCGCCCCTGGTTTCAATCGTGAATTTGTGTGTGAGACGTGGGATTGGTTCGATCCGGCTATCATGGAAAAAGTTCGTGCAGCAGCAGAAGAACAGGCAGATTATGATATCGAATTAGATATCACTGGGTCTGATATCAATGGTCAATTGATCGGTATCGCCAGAGCCAATGCGGAAGAGATCGGTTTAGGAGATTCCATCACTTTCCAACAACGGGCAGTGAAGGACTTCAAAACGGAAAAAGAATACGGCGTGATCGTTGCTAATCCCCCTTATGGTGAACGCTTAGGTGAAGAAGAGTCTGTTCGTCGTCTCTACAAAGAAATGGGTGAGGTCTTCCGACCATTGAAAACGTGGAGTAAGTACATCTTGACAAGTGATTTAGCATTTGAAGAATTTTACGGACAAAAAGCAACAAAAAAACGTAAATTATACAATGGTGCATTGCGCACAGATCTGTTCCAATATTGGGGAACTCGGCCACCAAGAAAAGAACGGACTGAAAACGAATAA
- a CDS encoding ASCH domain-containing protein: MNEQAKKYWKEFWQGEFPPTNVTAEQWGWEGTPMADELADLILKGIKTASCSSYDECLYYDEAPLSKIGSYTIVLNSKDEPVGIIKYTDMTVMPMNEVTEEIARAEGEGDLSYDYWYKVHKKFFRELLPQIGKEFYEEIPLAVERFELINAKEMS; this comes from the coding sequence ATGAATGAACAAGCAAAAAAGTATTGGAAAGAATTTTGGCAAGGTGAATTCCCTCCAACAAATGTTACGGCAGAGCAGTGGGGGTGGGAAGGGACACCGATGGCAGATGAATTGGCGGACTTGATTTTAAAGGGGATCAAAACGGCGTCATGTTCATCATACGATGAATGCCTGTATTACGATGAAGCCCCGTTGTCTAAAATCGGCAGTTATACCATTGTTTTAAATAGTAAAGACGAACCTGTAGGCATCATAAAATATACAGATATGACGGTAATGCCAATGAATGAAGTAACAGAAGAAATTGCCCGTGCTGAGGGTGAGGGTGATTTGAGCTATGATTACTGGTATAAAGTTCATAAAAAATTTTTTAGGGAGTTACTGCCCCAAATTGGAAAAGAATTTTATGAAGAGATCCCCCTTGCTGTTGAACGGTTTGAATTAATCAACGCAAAGGAAATGTCGTAA
- a CDS encoding carboxypeptidase M32: MNEKEFLKEVKEIDLMSQALTVLDWDIQTGMPEKSSEERSEVNSYLYGLYFSKKVGPKIAEAIEYFSAHPDELSELGKTVFEKVKEDYELEHKVPEELMIALTSATSKAHTKWQESRESKQFGDFESALSENIKITKQLIPYWRKEEKTDYDVLLNQYEPGMTVEILDQVFDQVKEGIMSIRQALVEKGTAPETDFLSRKMTKEQQKRFVVGVIKQLGYDFSRGRLDDTIHPFMIGINRNDVRITTRWNEEDFKMATFGVIHEAGHGMYEQNIDEKYMYTPVGEGTSMGIHESQSLFNEIIVGSNRSFWEKQYPFFQECAEGTFDDISFDDFYRSLQYTKASLIRIEADSLTYPLHIIIRYEIEKMMFNEGLEVEKLPEVWNQKYEEYLGIRPTNDLEGILQDVHWSGASFGYFPSYALGFMYAAQLLHAMKKDIAVDEILASDDYSPIKEWMTEKIHQYGASRKPNQLIQEATGEALNPQYLIDFMRKLYFSVYGVEEV, encoded by the coding sequence ATGAATGAAAAGGAATTTTTGAAAGAAGTCAAAGAAATCGATTTAATGAGTCAAGCGTTAACAGTATTGGACTGGGATATCCAAACAGGCATGCCAGAAAAATCAAGTGAAGAACGCAGTGAAGTCAACAGTTATTTATATGGGCTATATTTCTCAAAAAAAGTCGGACCGAAAATCGCAGAAGCAATCGAATACTTCTCTGCGCACCCTGACGAATTGTCTGAACTTGGAAAAACGGTTTTTGAGAAAGTCAAAGAAGACTATGAATTAGAGCATAAAGTACCGGAAGAATTGATGATTGCTTTAACTTCTGCGACTTCTAAAGCCCACACAAAATGGCAAGAATCGCGTGAATCAAAACAATTTGGTGATTTTGAATCCGCGTTATCTGAAAACATCAAGATCACAAAACAATTGATTCCATATTGGCGTAAAGAGGAGAAAACAGACTATGATGTGCTGTTGAATCAATATGAACCAGGCATGACCGTAGAGATCTTAGATCAAGTATTTGATCAAGTCAAAGAAGGTATTATGTCCATCCGTCAAGCCTTAGTCGAAAAAGGAACAGCACCGGAGACAGATTTTCTTTCACGTAAAATGACGAAGGAACAACAAAAACGTTTTGTAGTCGGTGTGATCAAACAGTTAGGATATGATTTTTCTAGAGGTCGCTTAGATGACACGATCCATCCATTTATGATCGGGATCAATCGTAATGATGTCCGCATCACGACACGTTGGAATGAAGAGGACTTCAAAATGGCAACGTTTGGAGTGATCCATGAAGCCGGACACGGGATGTATGAACAAAATATTGATGAAAAATATATGTATACACCAGTTGGTGAAGGTACTTCGATGGGCATCCATGAGTCGCAATCACTTTTCAATGAAATCATTGTCGGCAGCAACCGCAGTTTCTGGGAAAAGCAGTACCCATTCTTCCAAGAGTGTGCTGAAGGAACCTTTGATGATATTTCTTTTGATGATTTCTATCGTTCATTACAGTATACAAAAGCAAGCTTGATTCGGATCGAAGCAGACAGTTTGACGTATCCATTACACATCATTATACGTTATGAGATCGAAAAAATGATGTTCAATGAAGGGTTAGAAGTTGAGAAATTACCAGAAGTATGGAACCAAAAATATGAAGAGTATTTAGGTATCCGTCCAACAAACGATTTAGAAGGAATCTTACAAGATGTCCATTGGTCAGGTGCAAGTTTTGGTTACTTCCCATCTTATGCGTTAGGATTCATGTATGCTGCACAATTATTACATGCAATGAAAAAAGATATCGCTGTTGATGAGATTTTGGCTTCTGATGATTACTCACCGATCAAAGAGTGGATGACAGAAAAAATCCATCAGTACGGCGCATCAAGAAAACCAAATCAATTGATTCAAGAGGCGACAGGAGAAGCATTGAATCCGCAGTACTTGATCGATTTTATGCGAAAACTTTACTTTAGCGTTTATGGTGTTGAAGAAGTCTAA
- a CDS encoding HD domain-containing protein, with protein sequence MDKLNEIANYSMAQLALDRSGHGVDHTNRVVELSRQVLETLPQANPFITLAAAYLHDTIDDKVVEDEEQAKEGLRVFLANIGVAESEIHQIFHIIENMSFSKSLSDNVELSLEGKIVQDADRLEALGAMGILRTAYYGGHKGHPIFDPAIQTINYTNKQDYRKGSTVINHFYEKLLLLPDQMNTGYAKQEAKRREVFMREFLEEFYKEWFVGDDSLDAQIWRNR encoded by the coding sequence GTGGATAAATTAAATGAAATTGCTAACTACAGCATGGCACAATTGGCTTTGGATCGTTCAGGACATGGTGTGGACCATACGAATCGAGTAGTCGAACTTTCCCGACAAGTCCTTGAGACACTACCGCAAGCCAATCCTTTTATCACGCTGGCAGCGGCATATCTACACGATACGATTGATGATAAAGTGGTTGAAGATGAAGAGCAAGCGAAAGAAGGACTCAGAGTCTTTTTGGCAAACATCGGAGTTGCAGAATCAGAGATTCATCAAATCTTTCATATCATCGAAAATATGTCTTTTTCAAAAAGTTTGTCTGATAACGTCGAATTGTCCTTAGAAGGCAAGATCGTACAGGATGCAGATCGCTTAGAGGCGTTAGGTGCGATGGGTATCTTACGTACGGCATATTATGGAGGACATAAGGGGCATCCGATTTTTGACCCAGCCATCCAGACAATCAATTATACGAACAAACAAGATTATCGTAAAGGCTCGACAGTCATCAATCATTTTTATGAAAAATTGTTGTTATTGCCAGATCAAATGAATACGGGGTACGCGAAACAAGAAGCAAAACGACGTGAAGTGTTCATGCGTGAATTTCTAGAGGAGTTCTACAAAGAATGGTTTGTCGGCGATGATTCACTAGATGCACAAATCTGGCGTAACCGATAA
- a CDS encoding VanZ family protein: MASYIEPIRFALIVFPFLALAISAIFFIYEYRKYGTFLLTRAVILYSFVFYLLCAYFLVILPLPTKEAVAKMTGPKMELHLFASWENFRANTVLVLSDPSTYLSAMRQSVFLEPLFNVFLLLPFGIYLRYYFRLSFVKTVIASFCLSLFFELTQLTGLYFIYPRPYRLFDVNDLLTNTFGGMLGYLVTPIFTFMLPTRARMDEVSYEKGKTVSLTRRLVAYLIDWFFLSICTSIIGVVAGLSIGSSEFTSYSWWLFVQVFLYFMLLPVFTNGRTLGKKIVRIKLVEDGRERIRFRALFIRYAYLYFLFYGLGWLSQLVGPVINQATGVTQMSAVFIFLCTLVAQFIFGLNLFLYFIRKKRVLFYEKASHTYTISTIKDRKA, from the coding sequence ATGGCAAGTTATATCGAGCCGATTCGTTTTGCGTTGATTGTCTTTCCTTTTCTTGCATTGGCGATTTCTGCTATCTTTTTTATTTATGAATACCGAAAGTATGGAACGTTTCTCCTAACTAGAGCGGTCATTTTATATTCATTTGTCTTTTATCTATTATGTGCTTACTTTTTAGTGATTTTACCTTTACCTACTAAGGAAGCTGTTGCGAAAATGACAGGTCCAAAAATGGAATTACACCTATTTGCGTCTTGGGAGAACTTCAGAGCGAATACAGTCCTCGTGTTGTCCGATCCGAGTACCTATTTATCTGCGATGCGACAAAGTGTTTTTTTAGAGCCATTATTCAATGTCTTTTTACTCTTACCTTTTGGCATCTATTTAAGGTATTATTTCCGACTATCCTTCGTCAAAACGGTCATTGCAAGTTTCTGTCTCTCCCTATTTTTTGAGTTGACACAATTAACCGGTCTTTACTTTATCTATCCACGTCCGTATCGATTATTCGATGTCAATGATTTACTGACCAATACATTTGGCGGAATGCTTGGCTATCTTGTGACGCCAATCTTTACGTTTATGTTGCCAACAAGAGCGAGAATGGATGAAGTATCTTATGAAAAAGGCAAGACAGTCTCTTTGACACGCCGTCTGGTTGCCTATTTGATCGATTGGTTTTTCTTATCTATTTGTACGTCGATCATCGGAGTGGTTGCCGGATTGTCGATTGGAAGTAGCGAGTTCACCTCCTATAGTTGGTGGTTGTTCGTGCAAGTCTTTCTCTATTTCATGCTTCTTCCTGTCTTTACAAATGGTCGAACACTTGGGAAAAAAATCGTCCGGATCAAGCTTGTTGAAGATGGGAGGGAACGAATCAGATTTCGTGCATTGTTCATTCGATATGCGTATCTCTATTTCTTATTTTATGGGCTAGGCTGGTTGAGCCAATTAGTTGGTCCAGTCATCAATCAAGCGACTGGTGTCACACAGATGAGTGCAGTATTCATTTTCTTATGTACCTTGGTTGCACAGTTCATCTTCGGCCTGAATCTATTCTTATATTTTATTCGCAAAAAGAGAGTTTTATTCTATGAGAAAGCGAGTCATACTTATACGATCAGTACGATCAAAGATAGAAAAGCCTGA
- a CDS encoding DEAD/DEAH box helicase — MSHFKQFNFHPFINEALAEKGFQQPTEVQERLIPLILKGKNIIGQSQTGSGKTHTFLLPLFQKINANKEEVQVVITAPSRELATQIYEAAVQIAKFSDPEIRVSNFVGGTDKQRQLNRLNHQQPQIVVGTPGRILDMMNEQALKIHTAFAFIVDEADMTLDMGFLNEVDQIASRLPEKLQFLVFSATIPEKLRPFLRKYMENPIIEEIKPKAVISEDIENWLVSTKGKDKNQTIYQLLTIGHPYLAIVFANTKQHVDEIADYLKNQGLKVAKIHGDITPRERKRVMRQVQNLEYQYVVATDLAARGIDIEGVSHVINAEVPEDLDFFIHRVGRTGRNGLKGTAITLYAPSDEPLIEGIEKIGVVFEPMEIKNGEIVKTYDRNRRTKREKSKDSLDPTLIGLVKKKKKKIKPGYKKKIDWAIAEKNKKDRKIERRQQTRTARKNKKNSNQ; from the coding sequence ATGAGTCATTTTAAACAATTCAATTTTCATCCGTTTATCAACGAAGCGTTAGCAGAAAAAGGGTTCCAACAACCAACAGAAGTGCAAGAACGATTGATTCCTTTGATTTTAAAAGGGAAAAATATCATCGGACAATCACAAACTGGTTCAGGAAAAACGCATACGTTTCTTTTGCCTCTATTTCAAAAAATCAATGCCAATAAAGAAGAAGTCCAAGTGGTGATCACAGCACCAAGTCGTGAACTGGCGACGCAGATCTATGAAGCTGCTGTTCAAATCGCTAAGTTTTCCGATCCGGAGATTCGCGTATCGAATTTTGTCGGCGGAACAGACAAACAACGTCAATTAAATCGCTTGAATCACCAACAACCGCAAATCGTTGTCGGTACACCAGGGCGTATCCTTGACATGATGAATGAGCAAGCTTTAAAGATCCATACAGCCTTTGCGTTCATCGTGGATGAAGCAGATATGACCTTAGATATGGGATTCTTGAATGAAGTTGATCAAATCGCTAGCCGCTTGCCAGAAAAATTACAATTTTTAGTTTTCTCAGCAACGATTCCAGAAAAACTACGCCCATTCTTGCGTAAATATATGGAAAATCCAATCATCGAAGAAATCAAACCAAAAGCAGTGATCTCAGAAGATATCGAGAATTGGTTAGTTTCAACAAAAGGAAAGGATAAGAATCAAACGATCTATCAATTATTGACGATCGGGCATCCTTATTTAGCAATTGTCTTTGCAAATACGAAACAACATGTAGACGAAATCGCTGATTACTTGAAAAACCAAGGCTTGAAAGTAGCGAAGATCCATGGAGATATCACTCCTCGTGAGCGTAAGCGTGTGATGCGTCAAGTGCAAAACTTAGAGTATCAATATGTAGTTGCGACAGACTTAGCTGCTCGTGGTATCGATATCGAAGGCGTTTCTCATGTCATCAATGCGGAGGTTCCAGAAGATCTAGATTTCTTTATCCACCGTGTCGGTCGTACTGGTAGAAATGGCTTAAAAGGAACCGCGATCACTTTATATGCACCAAGTGATGAGCCATTGATCGAAGGCATCGAAAAAATCGGTGTTGTTTTTGAGCCAATGGAAATCAAAAATGGTGAAATCGTTAAAACCTATGACCGTAACCGTCGGACGAAACGTGAAAAATCAAAAGATAGTCTTGACCCAACGCTGATTGGTTTAGTCAAAAAGAAAAAGAAAAAAATCAAACCTGGTTACAAGAAAAAAATCGACTGGGCGATTGCGGAGAAAAATAAAAAAGACCGCAAGATCGAAAGACGTCAACAAACGCGTACAGCCAGAAAAAATAAAAAGAATTCCAACCAATAA